The following is a genomic window from Leptotrichia trevisanii DSM 22070.
AGAGGACACAAACAACGTTGTATCAGTATCGGTTGAGAACTTAAAGAACTTACGGAAAGCGTACCCAAATTATTTCCTAGACGCAAGAGAATTTGTTACAACAATAGGTAAATATATAAATAATACAGAGGAATAAAAAAATCAAAATCACAGTTATTAATTTAGCTGTGATTTTTTCTTAAAATTATTTTTTATAAGTTAAAAAATCAAGTAGTATCCTTTTGGTAGACTTTTTCATTTCAAGGCAAGGTATTTATCCAAAAAATTTTTTAACAAACGCTACAAGGCTTGTTACACGGATATACGAGCGAATAACAAAAGGGCCTCACTCAAAAAAGCAGGCCCAAATTTAAAATCTATTTTTAGAAAACACATCACTATTTTCTTAATTTTATTTTTATAGCTTTAAATACAATAAATTTTATTTAAACTTTTCTTTGAAAAAGGCATTTTGAATCTTATTGAACAATTCTTCTTTTTCTTTAAAATCTATATTTTCATTATTAAAAAACGATATAATGGATGATTCTAAATTGCTGGAATCTTTATTTATACCGTATAATATATATTCAGGTGAAACGTTGTATAAGTTAGATAGCCTAATT
Proteins encoded in this region:
- a CDS encoding helix-turn-helix domain-containing protein; protein product: MENVGKRLKSLREKYKFSLEEVAKNIKSSAGAISRYENNERKINSESLIRLSNLYNVSPEYILYGINKDSSNLESSIISFFNNENIDFKEKEELFNKIQNAFFKEKFK